The Macrobrachium rosenbergii isolate ZJJX-2024 chromosome 28, ASM4041242v1, whole genome shotgun sequence genome includes the window agacaaaaacaccAGCTTTTCATcatgtttgttataaaaaaaatatgcgaaTACTTCTTTAGAAGTAACCAAACAATTGAACTGAAAATTCTTAAAAGGTTAAGAGATCTAATTCAATCATTCTGTTCGGGTTGCATCATGcatatggatttatttatttattcaagcgCCTCATTATCAGCGTTTTTTTTCATGATTGTCATTTTTTCCCCACATCTTGCTAGGTTGGTATCCTAGTCTGGATCTTGGCTGCAACCTGCCTCCTGATGATTGCCCGCCCACTCCCCAAACCACTCTGTTTTCTTAGGATTCATAGGATTCACTCTGCCCTTACCATCCTTGCTGTGGCCAGCAGTGCACTTTTCTAGAGCCAGTCCGGTTCTAGTCTGGTACATCTGCCCCTCTCCAGGCTCCTCTTGAGGCCTATTAGTCCTAGTGCTCCCAGGATGATAGTTACTACTTCCACTTCAACTGTCTAGTTCCCTTATTTCCATGTTTAGATCTTGGTACTTTTCTATCTTTTGTCCTCCACTCCTGTGTCCCAATGTAGCATAGAGAAGCTATTTCGGTTTTCTTATTTACAGGGATTCGGTCTGGTCTTCGAGTCTGTGTCACACAGTCAATTCTACATCATAGTCCCAGAGCTGcctatttttgtgtattttccagCGCTTTTTGGTTATATGGTTGTACCACCTGCCTGTACATGATTGACTGACTCTTTTTCTGATCTTCCATTGCAAGATTTTGTCGACTTTGTCAGGCCTTCTCTTGTACACATCTTGAGCTACTGCTGGGCATTCACTTATGATGTGGTTGATGGTCTTATTCTGTTCACATTTGCGGCACATAAGTAATGCTATCGGGCCATCtactttattcttttacatatctTGATATATTTAGCATAGCGCTGATCTTGTGTTGTCGTGAACATGCCTTCACTCTCCTTCTTGAGCTCTTCCCTAGTCAACCATTACCAGCTGCCATCTCCAGTTACATCCGGGGTTTGCCTCTGGTACTGACCAggtaattgtttgtttttctacCATATACCTTCCTTGGCATACTAAGACTAGTTTTGCCTCTGTAATTATTAGTCTTCCAGGACTATCAGCTTTAccattatacaaaagaaaaattattgtaattatctaTTCCTTCAGAGCCTTTCCCTCATCCTGCGACACATTAAATAGCCTGGTCAACCCTCTTTGTATTCCATTATGCTAACCAATTCTACAGTATTCTTGTATCAGTCAGCACAACCTCTGTTATGCAATCTACGTTCAGCTATTCGTCAAAATACACATTCAATTTACTCAGGACTGTATTCGCTTCGGAGATTAATTCTCACAATCATACttcctgcatttatttttcaGACTGACAGCTTACCTTTCTTAAAGATCCTGCTTACTTTCATGCCTCTATTTTCTTTACTCTAtcccacttttaatcatttttttattcatacggtgttttcactttcttatgaAAGTTAATTTATAGGAAATTCTGATGCTGACAAGTTGATTGAAAGTAGTTCTCCAAGGGAAACTTTTACCTCACTGTTTTGATTGAATTCCACCCTCCTGCAATCTTGTACTTGATTTTCTCTTCAGTCATGCAACTGCACCTCAAgtgatctctttattttttacccttctCTAAACTTCTAATTTCCTTATCCCACTAAGtactatttttcattctctcttcctaAACTTCTGTTCCCACAAATACCTCCTACTGAAGTTGTCATAAAGTCCATCCtcgaattttctttatttctcaagtTTCTCCACTCACCTTCATGTTTTCAACTCTATcccacttttaataatttttttattcatacggtgttttcactttcttatgaAAGTTAATTTATAGGAAATTCTGATGCTGACCAGTTGATTGAAAGTGGTTCTCCAAGGGAAACTAAATACTCATATCCATTTGgttggaaaaaagaagaaatatgatcATTTATTACTTGGATATTTCAGATGATGTCATGCACTTGTAGaaagtcataaaaattataaataaacgtAGATAAAAGGCTATACAACGTTAATCATGTGAATTTTAAAGTTCCCAGTCTAAAACACTACTAATGTGATGCTTTAACAGTTTACGgttgaaattcaaatttatataGCTTACCATTAAcctattcatttccattttctatgaAATCTACATTGGACCATTTTCTTTGATGGGGGAATGGAGTCTGCTTCTTGAAATCACGGTTAACTAGTTTGACTGACTGGCTGACCGACTGACTGAAGTGACGCTTATTGCCCTGTATAATGATCACTTCTGTTTAGAATCTTAATATGCATCCCAAGCCTAAGGATTAAACGTCTCAAAAAATAAAGACGAGTTTTCTGAGCTTGAATGGTTAAAAAGCACTGGTTGGACTTAGCCTAATTTATGTGACAATTGGTGTTGCTCATCAGGAGCAAAACTCGTTATTTGTAGGAACTTGGACATATCAAACTCGGATATTAACTGTAAGCTAAATTTATACTTAGTATCTCGCTATTCTGTGTCATTTTCTGAATTTATGTGCAGAGTtgacaattttctttattccacGAAATCGTTCCTATCCGAAAATTGTTTTAGACCCCAAAATTGTCACTGTCATTGTTGCATTAATGTTCCACTGGTATATATTTCTTACCATTATTCCAAAGGTACAGATAACTAAGAGCGTGAAACTTGTAATAGTTTAACAGCAACACTTCTGATTTGTTTGCACGTCAGTTTTGCTTTGACAGAAAACTAGGGGAGTTATTCTAATTGGTTAGCATTTTTGGTTTTGCAACTCCGTGAAATTCCTGGCAAATCCCAAAACAGGCGCCCAAGTAAATTTTTTACAGTGTTGCAATAATCTGCTTTACAAACTACACAGATTGAATCTTTTGGTCTCAGTGCCTAGATCTCGGCCCTAAGTACCATTTCGTTCATTCAATCGCCCCATTATCTTCCCACCCAATTATTCAGCTTTATAATTTTCTATCTACGTTTTAATCATTGAAGATGTGTTTCTAAAATTACGAAGAACAATCCAACTTATTTTCTGCCTATGGTGATCTAATGGTAGCTTTTGGTCCACAATAAAATCATACGGTGATACTAAAGTATGATACCTACCGAGTTATACGCGACCTAAgaaaaattaggatgctatctaccaTTACCTCCttaaactatatacaaaactatttgatcccccaggggctagtactaaacacggcggaacagTGACTCACcaacactgtttcgccgtgtttagaacTAGCCCCTGATAgatcaaatgtagaaaatggatggtagacctcatactatagtagcaccaaTCATAATCATACCTTCGCAATCAGACGGTTAATAAGTGAACATCGATACCGCTTGCGCCAatgtaaattaatattcattgcaTTTACCTTACATCCTATAACGGCGAGTTCAGCCTCATCTTGAATCCACCCAAAATTTGTATAGGCTATTTATCTTGTTTCCTAcattattgtttatcattttgttttattttcccattatcttactgatttattaatttgttaacgtCCCTGTATATTAGCTGAATACATGTCCAGTGTCGtttctatgtactgtatgtatattaagcAAAGCAATGTGTTTTAAtcgaagtttttttttcgctCGAAGAAAAGTCTTaaacgaaaactaaaaagataacgTAACCTTGCCCCTTAAAATCCCATCTCTCTGTGATTCCGGCCTAAGCTTAAAGGTGCACAAAGAAAGGAACAACGAGGCTTGGAATTTCATATATCAGCTCAAATTCATAGCCAGACAAAAGGAGATTTAACGAACGTTTACTCTGGGTGCGTGGACCTCGAACGCCCAGAGATTAAGATACGTCAGCGCCGCCACCATCTGATTGTGATTTGATTGTCAGCTCTGATAGCATCAGATTTTGAATGATGGGATCACGAGATAAGGAGCTCTGGTACAATTAAGTAAAGAATAACGGGGCAGAATGTACAGATTTCTGCTCGTTGCATATCTGGccgcattttgaaaatttttaacgtTTAACATGCCATCACGTAACTATTCCTTATCACTGATGTTGCCATTTGCAGACCAGCTCTTCGATGCACGACGCAGTACACGCGAAGGAAGAAgcctttttttaaagatgaatcgAGTCTAATGCTGGAAAAGCGAGATTCGACTTTTAACCTTTACTCAGGTATTCTGTAACATCTTGAGTCTTCAAGGGCATTGAGAGGTATTTCTTTCGAATTCGTTGTTCCTCTTCACAATATCCATTTATCTTTTGACaacttgggattttttttaataaaatatttcaattacaCATTATGCGTTGAAGCTGCGGGAAAAAATGATAAGAGGGGAGGCTGGAAAGAGCTTTCCTTGATCAAGAATTAAACGTTTAGTCTGCAAACGACCGTCTTCACTTTTTCCAAGTTTCCCTTTGGCGTATTTACTAAGACTTTACACATCATTCACGCTTCGGGCATCTTATTACTGTGGTTAGCTATTCTTGCTTCAAGTTAAGCAAGTATTCACATGCTGGCGTGAAAAAAAGATATGAGCATTACTGGTCcctatgaatatactgtacaaccGTATACTGGATATCAAGCCTTATTGAAATGCATTTGGTGACACAGAACACTCTACTTTTAAATAAACACCCATCAGTTGTTATACGGGATAGTTACATTCGAAATGTACTCAGTAAGTAACTAGTTAAGATGTCAAGACATCAGGAACTCTGGACCCCTACTTAGGCGTGGACGAGGCTCTCAAATCTGGTGCCCCATTTCGGTTTTCGAAAGTAGACGGGATTTATATTTTCAGGTTTCTTTAGCACCATTTTTACTGCAATTCACAAATTACTATCTAAAAAAAAGATACTGACCATCTGTCCTAATAATCTAATCACAACAAAACACAGGTCTCTAGTTAACTTACCAGCATTGATAAACCAAGAACAGTACCATAGTCATCATTTTGTCCAACTATCTTCCTTCCGATTGGCCGATGCATTTGAGCTGTAACCATTGGTAGGTTGATGGCTGACCAGTATGAACTTCAGCCAATCACAATCAGCTATATTGATATCGGCTAGGGGTATATCCCATCAACTCtaaaaataatactataataagCCGGCTTAGAACATCAGTATCGATGTCTAATGGTGAAAAATTAATCAACAgttatactaaataaataatttaataacaatagATAAAGTAATAACAAGAGCTGTGtagtataaatatgtaataaatattattcattttaatgaactGAAAGTCAGGTAATAAAGTCcatattgttttcattaacaGTTATCATGAGCCAACGGAGAGTTACTGGTGGTCaccatctgataaaaaaaaaaagctctttcaCTACGAaacggcgtcagtgaccctggtagttgtgacgccagataacccacaattaatcaatccaCTACGAAATGTACCTAAAACCTGCTGCGTAGTTACCTGAAAGAATAAAAGTAGTATTACTAATCAAAATTGTCCAAGGCCTCTGGGgtaattttttctcttagttACGATTACGTAAAACGATCTTCGGTAATTATCAAACGAGGTCATACCGGGGAAAGGTTACTGGTTAAATATAGAGATCATCTACGATTATTATAAAGCAGTAAAGCTAGACTTGTCAAAATATAATgagaatcaagttttttttttttttttttttttttttagaacgtgGAATTCTTACCTTGTGTGGAAACCTGTCCTCCGGTGGAACTCGTATTGAGGATGATGAGTTTCCCTTTATTCTTGcctctcccttttcctccccctccccctccccctcctccagccCCGATGATAATCGGCTGCACAACGGGCTGTGGCTCATGGTGGTGGTGGTTGCTAGGTGCAGGGGCATAGTAGGGGtaggggtatgggtatgggtgagGATAATAGGATGGATGCCCACCTTGGTACTGATGGTATGGATACCCGTAAATGTGAATGTTCGAGTGGCTTCCTTGGTGGCCGTATCCATACGGGCCGTGATCGTAGTGACCGTGACTATAATGGCCATGACCATAGCCATGCCCATGCCCATGATCATGGTGGTAATGGTCATGATCGTGGTGATAATGCCCATGCCCATGCCCGTGTCCGTGCCCATAGCCGTAATGGCCGTGGTGGTCACCGTGATGACTGCTGTGATGATCGCTGTGGTGCGTCTGCGCAGCGTGATGGCTGATGATGACGTGGTAATTGTCGTTGTCTTCTTTgacctctttctccttttccttctccttctgcttctctTTCCCTTTGTACCATTCGGCGAATTGGCTGATGAACCTCGGACTGGCGTCGGGGGACCGGCCGCTGACCTCAGCGGCTATGGCTTCGTCTTGGTGGTCCTCGACTGCGTCAGAGGATCCAGACGCCAGTCCCGTCCGCGCTGAGAAACCTGTCAGGTTTAAGGACAATGATCAGGCAAGTTCATTATCAGATATTGATATGGTGGAGCATTTAGCCTAAAGAATTTAgcagaaataaataagatatgtTCTTATAAAAGAAATGGTTTCCAATGGCGTTTTCACTTTGAGAAAACTGCCAGTTTTTCACAAGAAAATCTATTTGAtgaaaaagtaaagtaatttGTTTATCAGGAATTGTGTATAGCCTGATGATTCCTCTCCCTTGAgataacttgaaaatatattttgcgtTCTCAGGTAAAATATTATTCAGATAACCTGCATAATGTTACCTTTCTCGTGAGAAACCTAATACCTCCTAGAAAaccagaaatatgaaaagaagaagatattctTTTTGTGTCTCTGCATCCTCCCAGTTTAAAACGCCCAGGAAAGCACTCACTAGGAATTAACCTAGCATGGTGCATGGTCATATTTTTAGTCTGTATTCTACAGTTTGTGATGTTTGTGATTGTTTGTAGTTTTGCTGTTTCTACACAAACTCATCTTTCACGCTCATTGTGTATAATAagctcaatcgagttttttttGCTCACTGTTAACGAAGGAATGAGGAATAACTTAGTTTGTACTTCATCATCTgaatactactgtatatttactCGCATGTTTAAAGTACAATATACTCAGAGGTTCATTCTTAAGAAGTAGGCTTATCATACTTCAAATTTATTTAGTACTACTTTTGAAAGCAACACATTTAGTACTACtctttaaaggtttttttttatatataagctaAATTAGGCGTACAATCCCCGTAGATTACCACAAGGCAGACCCACGCAAGAATTGTTTTGCTATTCAAAAATGTTGCTTAGGAAGTATTAGGAAAAAATCTGGAGTCTCTTGGAACACAGGCCTTAGACATCTGTTTGAAATGAATCGAAAGTAagaacttatgaaaataaaatcctaGCTAACATGGAAACTCAATATGATTTATTTTGTGGTCAAGCATTTTTAATCAGCTATATGCATTTCGGTTACTACTGTCTATAAAAGAATTATGAGGGCATTTAATCTCCATACCAAAGAGGCTTAATTTTCAAGTCCACCAGTCGTAAACACTAACCATTCAGGGCCGTTTCCCCTTCCGGAGGGCTGATGGAGTTTCCGTAATCTTCCCTCACGAAGGCGTATTCGTAGGCAGGCTGGCCATCCGAAGTGCCTGAGAGAGATTCCAGATACGGCGCCTGGCTGAGGTGCGCTTCAACTATGGGCTGGACTGTGGGCCACACCAGCTCGGCCGAACTCGCTGTTAACCATCCAAAAACGGACCAAAGGCCGGCCCACCACTTCCACCACCTACTCAGCaactgcaagaagaagaagagcataacagatgataaacaaatacaagcaaaaaatgcgccgaagtttcttcggcgcaatcgatttttctgtacagcgtataatcaaggcctacgaaaatagatctatctttcggtggtctaggtacaatgttgtatgagccgcagcccatgaaaatttaaccacggcccggtggtggcctgtcctaaatcgaTGCCaaaagcacaatcatggctagctttaaccttaaataaaatgaaatctactgaggctagagggctgtaatttggtatgtgtgatgattggagggtggatgatcaacgtacaaatttgcagccctctagcctcagtagtctttcaggtctgagggcggacaggaaaagtgcggacggacagacaaagccggcacaatagttttcttctacagaaaactaaaaacataacgTTCTCTTCTACATCAGGTTCTCCTTTGCTCATACGACGGATATGTTATTTATAATCCCTTAAACTTAAcgaaagatattaatttttcacaGAGGGTTTATGCAGTTCGATTACATTGGCCATCGGAAGTTTGAACGCGTGCTGGCAGTCTTTCGATGGCCATTGTACGTGACCTTAATGAAACCTCTGCGAGAAATTAATGTATTTCGTCAAATTTAAgggataatgaataatatattcatcacgtatgctatatatgtatttatatatatatatatatatatatatatatatatatatatatatatatataaaacactaaacgttgaaaccatatatttcaacgtttaaatagtgttttatgggccttctatattttattacatatattacaggaaaagacatatatatatatatatatatatatatatatacatatatatatatatatatatacatatatatatatatatgtatgtatatatatatgtgtgtatgtatgtatgtatgtatatatgattatgtcTGTGTGTGAAAATAGACAGACACGCATGCAcaaacagactatatatatatatatatatatatatatatatatatatatatatatatatatatatatatacatatatactgtatatatttaatgactAAAAGACCTCTAGGTTCAATGTCCAACGTTAGAAACTCGGAGTGCAGCAATGCGCCTTTTGAAATGCGTGTGATACCGGTTATTCATAGACTTCACTAATAATTCCAGTTCTAGACGTCCACGCGTTCACAACATGAAATATGCGTAAGGACAGACTGTCATCTTGtctgacaaaacaaaaaaatcactgAGATACCCCGACAAAGGCTACTTTCCACAACCCAAAGCACCGACAACGAAAGAAAACTCACCATATTCTCAAGCTGTGAAACTTCCTCTCATGGAAAAACGTTCGGCAGTTGTTGTAGCCGTATTTCAGAGACCATACCAGGTTAAGGCGAGAGCTGGACTGGGGCAAACAGGTAAAGAGAGACTGCTGTCGACCTACTGAAGACCTCTCTTAAAAGCCccgccttcctcttcttcttcttcttcttcttctggaagcTCCGTAGAAGTGAAAGCCTGATCTCGATCCAGCAGCGTAAACTTGTCGAGGGAAGTGGTTTTTCTTACTGTTGCCCATTATAGTCTCCAACTCACGATTAGAGAGTGAGAGCACCGCGCCCCCACAACTTATTCAAGAAggcatttcacttattttttgaAACGACTGGAATCCTTGCTCAGTGAGTTGGCGTTTCGGTTCGGTTTCTGTATTACAGTATTTGCAGTCCTCCGCTTAGTGGGTGCGTGAGTACGCATCTTCTGacggatttttttctctctctctctctctctctctctctctctctctctctctctctttttagtcaGAGGATCATTTGAGACAGGTTTATAGAAAGTTTTAGAAGGTACCTCAAATGGTTCTGTCTTCcatttagttcttcgttggactggtcggtatcgatctcggctagcactccgcagggcccgcgttcgaatctccggccggccaatgaagaattagaggaatttatttctggtgatagaaattcatttctcggtataatgtggtttcggattccacaataagctgtaggtcccgttgctaggtaaccaattggttcttagcgacgtaaaataagtctaatccttcgggccagccctaggagagctgttaatcagctcagtggtctggttaaactaaggtatacttaaccttgcAGGTAACTAGCTGGGAAATAGAGAGGGTGGAGATATCCaagattataaattatattagattAACAAACTTTTAAATTACCCGCAAAATTTAACTAggcatttaatctctctctctctctctctctctctctgtattttgccCAGTTACCTCAAGGATCCCTTCGCTGGTCTGCAACCGTTCATCAAAATGCTGTATCGCAACTGACTAACCTAAACTGCTATACCACTTCTTGCTAAGATGCAAAGAAGTGCATCAGTTAAGAGATTTCGTGCGATGATGCCCTCACTGGTAACTTTATGGGCATCTAAGAAAAACAGTCTACCTAAGAGAAACTACAGTCGAAAGAAAGCCCAACTGGACAAAAACATGAACCAACACACGAATACAACATCTGGCAACGCTTAATTGATGGTTCGTTTTTACTTTTTCCGTACAGGAAAATGTCAGTCCACCAcataaaaagagaaggaaaaagagggtTCTAAGATACGTAGTCCCAGGGACCTAAAACTTTATGCAAGTAGATTGGAAAGTATTTGGACCATCTCCCAAGAAGTGGAGTTCGTCATTGGTTTTTGATTGTCAGTGTTAAATCATATGACAGTCACCAAGTACCAGGATATACCGTAGGGCATGAAAATTAGTATAGGAAATGTGGTAGGAACAATCTCAGTACTATCCCAAAAGATTGCgctaatatatactgtgtatatatatatatatatatatatatatatatatatatatatatatatatagatgcatgtatatatatatatatatatatatatatatatatatatatatatatatatatatatatatatatatatatatatatatattatgttactttaataacatttttagCAATTTACGTTAGTTTTCCAGGATGGCTTATTTCACTGTTTACGTGTAAGTATTCTGTTCTGTGAAGCTTATTAAACATTACCGATGCTTCCAGTAAATATTATTAAGCAAACTTATGCAGGTTAGACCGGTCAGCAACTTACCACATATACGAACCGTCTTTggccaagagcccgtgctggcgtaaGGAAAGTGTGACCTAAACGATCAGAGAAGTGAACGTCTATACgtgaataaaactgaaagaaggaagagaaaggcaAATGCAAAGATAACGTAGTAAGTAATTTTGTTCGCAAGAAGAAAGCTACTGTAAATGCTGCTAACGTTTTCactggaagaaaaaaagattgagaaattTCGACCTCTTCTGACATGACGTCTTCATCGCAGTCAAGTTAATTCCGTGGGGCCATTGCTCTTCTTCCTACTGAttgattataattaaaaaaggcAATGGCACAATTAGCAAAGATCATTTAAAGTTATTAAGAACTTTATCGTGAGTTGCAACGATACGTAAATGAGTGAATCAGGAAAAATGCCCGTTTCTAAAACTAGCAACAGACCTTTGGTAGCTAGTGAGAGTGGCAGTGGGTCCTGTCGCCTGAAAAACCTACTAGGTGGACTAACACACTTGTGGACTATAGGCGAATGAACCcggaaataacaaaaagaaacacacacacatttatatataatatatatatatatataatataaatatatatatataatatatatatatatatatatatatatatatatatatatatatatatatatatatatatatatatatacatattatttatataatgagataatgagagagagagagagagagagagagagagagagagagagagagagagattttttacaaTTATCTTTGAAATTCAAAGAATTAACCATACATCAGTGAACATCACCTTTgatgttataaatataatttttttcatataagtttACGGCAAGTTAAAGAGGTGATTTAGCGAACCAAAAGTTGTTAATCATGCCGCTTTTTCAGACAATTAAGACTCAGAGATTCCTTGGATACTCTTACGTACACATCCTAAAGTAATAAgtctaataaaaatgttttttttatttatattttaacagcAAAGAAGTTATTCTTTTACCAGCCAAAAATAATTCTGCCAAAGTTGAGAAATTCGCGATGCAAAAAATTAACGAATGGTACGAATTTCAGCAAAAGATTATTATCCGAAATTTAAACGATCGGTCATTTAGATTGCCTGAAAGCTCAAGAATATTCTTTTATGGCGACCTAACTACGAGAAGGCCCAGGCAGAGAATTTTCGCATTCAGACCTTAGGGACCCATGCAGTGTTTTATGAGGCTATAAATTCTACGATTTCAACAACGATGAGgaaaacaaacctttttttttgtacaagtaAACATAGATGGTGATGCTGAACCCCATTATTCATAAATGAGGGAACTGGTATAATGATGTGATCATCCAGATTACATTGTGTTGCggaagtttataatttttattttttaagaaagaagGGTTATGTAGGAAAAGTTTTGCCT containing:
- the LOC136853922 gene encoding uncharacterized protein yields the protein MLLSRWWKWWAGLWSVFGWLTASSAELVWPTVQPIVEAHLSQAPYLESLSGTSDGQPAYEYAFVREDYGNSISPPEGETALNGFSARTGLASGSSDAVEDHQDEAIAAEVSGRSPDASPRFISQFAEWYKGKEKQKEKEKEKEVKEDNDNYHVIISHHAAQTHHSDHHSSHHGDHHGHYGYGHGHGHGHGHYHHDHDHYHHDHGHGHGYGHGHYSHGHYDHGPYGYGHQGSHSNIHIYGYPYHQYQGGHPSYYPHPYPYPYPYYAPAPSNHHHHEPQPVVQPIIIGAGGGGGGGGGKGRGKNKGKLIILNTSSTGGQVSTQGNYAAGFRYIS